A genome region from Streptomyces antimycoticus includes the following:
- a CDS encoding ABC transporter permease, which produces MTARLPRPARLRPADLLRLGLLGPRTRRLRSALSALGIALGIAAVVAVTGISASNQAHLLDRLDRLGSNLITVSPGEDFEGKKVPLPKESVTMLGNIAPVERVSATGNTKANVYRNEFVPSNQTNSLRVLSARLDLLKAVRGEVRTGRWLDHATERLPVVVLGSSSAERLGVTAPGTKVWIAGEGLTGEWYGVLGILEPNELVPEIDDSVLVGGPTAIASLDGDRTPSTVYLRVHPDRVSDVQDVAAATANPAQPGMVAVSRPSDLLKARAETDDTLTGLVLSLAGVALLVGGVGIANTMVVGVMERRGEVGLRRALGARRGQIAAQFLIEAVLLGLFGGLVGAALGAATVYAYATGQGWPATVPLVWAVAGPAVAVVVGTVAGLYPALRAAGMSPTGALRSA; this is translated from the coding sequence ATGACCGCCCGCCTCCCGCGCCCGGCCCGGCTGCGCCCGGCCGACCTGCTGCGGCTCGGCCTGCTCGGGCCCCGCACCCGGCGGCTGCGCTCGGCGCTGTCCGCCCTGGGGATCGCCCTCGGTATCGCGGCGGTCGTCGCCGTCACCGGGATCTCCGCGTCCAACCAGGCCCATCTCCTCGACCGGCTCGACCGGCTCGGCAGCAACCTGATCACCGTCTCGCCGGGGGAGGACTTCGAGGGGAAGAAGGTGCCGCTGCCCAAGGAGTCGGTCACGATGCTCGGCAATATCGCGCCTGTCGAACGAGTCAGCGCGACCGGGAACACGAAGGCGAACGTCTACCGCAACGAGTTCGTGCCGTCGAACCAGACCAACAGCCTGCGCGTGCTGTCCGCCCGCCTCGACCTGCTCAAGGCGGTGCGCGGCGAGGTGCGCACCGGTCGCTGGCTGGACCACGCCACCGAGCGACTCCCGGTCGTGGTCCTGGGAAGCAGCTCGGCCGAGCGCCTGGGCGTCACCGCTCCCGGGACAAAGGTGTGGATCGCGGGCGAGGGACTCACCGGGGAGTGGTACGGCGTCCTCGGCATCCTGGAGCCGAACGAACTCGTACCCGAGATCGACGACTCCGTGCTCGTCGGCGGCCCCACGGCGATCGCCAGCCTGGACGGCGACCGCACGCCGTCGACCGTCTACCTGCGCGTCCACCCCGACCGGGTGAGCGATGTACAGGACGTCGCCGCGGCCACGGCCAACCCCGCGCAGCCCGGCATGGTCGCCGTCTCCCGCCCCTCCGACCTGCTCAAGGCACGTGCCGAGACCGATGACACCCTCACCGGCCTGGTGCTCTCCCTCGCGGGGGTGGCCCTGCTCGTCGGAGGGGTGGGCATCGCCAACACCATGGTGGTCGGCGTCATGGAACGGCGGGGAGAGGTGGGGCTGCGGCGGGCGCTGGGGGCGCGCCGGGGACAGATCGCGGCACAGTTCCTCATCGAGGCGGTGCTCCTGGGGCTGTTCGGCGGGCTGGTCGGTGCCGCTCTCGGGGCCGCGACGGTCTACGCGTACGCGACCGGGCAGGGGTGGCCCGCCACAGTACCGCTGGTCTGGGCGGTCGCGGGGCCCGCGGTGGCCGTGGTCGTAGGGACGGTGGCGGGGCTGTACCCGGCACTGCGGGCGGCCGGGATGTCGCCCACAGGGGCGCTCCGCTCGGCGTGA